In the genome of Candida dubliniensis CD36 chromosome 3, complete sequence, the window attttattgtAAATTTGTAACCTTGCTCTTGATTGTTGGATTTCACCAAATTTAAGCCACGTGAACATGCCTAGCCACACTAGTATCATTTTGGAACATCCAATACCAATTAAGCCGACACATAATTTGACTATATCTAGACTGAaagtttgatttgattgatcaTGTAAATAAAATTGTGAAAGTTTGCCCATTATTTCCCCATAAATATATGTATTCATTGGCGTTGCAATTGCTGAACCACCCATAAGTAAGATCCCAACAAGAATTAGTGGCCAATCTTTAGAATAGTTAACAAACATGAAAACATTCTTTGAATTAGTAGCTAGTGACTCAGGTGGTGATCTCAAAGATGAAGATCTTTTGGGGAATGACAGCTTTTCAGATTTTTCTTGAAACATAGTTATAATATTCTCTTGATGGTTGTGGCAGAGaataagaagaaagaataacaataagaacaataaaactaaaataaaagaaatagaaggTTTCGTCAAATAGGTTTTATGAATAGATATTTATAAGTCTATATTATGCCTTAGAAGATGTAATTTTTAACATGAATTACACCCCCCCTGCCTGTCTACTAATTTACCATTACTACTACCATTACCCATTAACCCACCTGTTTCTTCCATTGTATaggttctttttttttttttttactttcttTCCTTATCACACATAAACTATTTTTGCAACTAATATTTTTTCGTTACCAATTAAACCATTACTATTTCCTAATTGGGACAGGACAATTATGTTGAACCCCCTTTTTTGttaatcttcttcttctcttcacctcctcctccaccaccaccacaacaacaacaacatcaataataGGAATAAGAGCCAATAATATAAGCTTTTTAACTGACCATAATTTAATgcatttattttcttttcttcttttttctaTCATTAACATTATCCAATCTTTCTATTGTTCACGTTTCAGTTCAAAAACATCTTCATAGAATAAACACtcaaagtaaaaaaaaaaaaaaaccagtccccccccccctttaTGATCTAATCTGAATTTGTTTTGGTATCCAATTTCGATTCTTGATTCACATTGGActctaattttttcaatcgattaatttcattatattggaaattgccaataatataataattcgacaccaaattgattataagaaatattaataCAATACTAATACTTTTATAATTCAATCTATTGAAgaatgaattaataatttctgCTAATATTTCACTTGTCAAATTTGATCGACTAATCAAAGATGGATCTTGATTTTGACATTTATCCAAATAATTACATTCTTGTTCAATTGCTGGTGGTCGAGTAGATAGATGACATTTATTCAAGGTATATTGTTTCAGACATTGAGCAATTTCGtctaataaatcaagtGTCAATCGTTGAATTTTGATACTTATATCCTGTTTAATGGTTGTATATGTTAGATAgacaatataaataataatactgaCCATTATAACATTAGAAAATAACTGGAAATATAATGTTAGAGTATATGGTGTCATCGGATCTAGTAGTATGTTTTGAACTTGTTGGGTTGATCTAATAGTCAAATCCTCgtttttggtttcttgTTGTCTCTGTTGTCGTAGGGGGTTGTTCAGTGGGGTTAGCATTATTTCAGGATTCTGTTGCTTTTGGGGTGTAAACATTGTGTATGCCACATTGACAGGATTGAATTCACCATTCTCTTTGCTGgcaattttcaattcaggGTGTgtatcaataattgaatcCAATTCGTCAACATCTTTATTGGAttgctgttgttggttCTGATGTTTTTCGTTTGTTGGCAGtattgttgaattgttATTTATAGTCGTTTCATTGACAGTCACATATTCGGTAAAACTTGTTTGTTgtggttttcttttaattggtGTGGATTCCAGGGCTATTCCTGAAAAAGatatatttgaatattctTCAGTTATCATATTAATTTGACAATGACTGGGTGGGTAAACGTTGGAATGGAATTAAGggtaatattttttttttttttttttgttgggGGAAAAAAGCTAAAAACGTTGAAGATTAaacattttgttttgtgttTTACTCCCTCATCGGGCGCGTCTTTCTTCCATCACCTACCTACCACGATGATCTTTTACCTCCTCCTCTCTCGCCTCCCCAAGTAAACTCAGGATCATTAAACAAACACGACTTAAATGACAAAGAACTTGGACAGTTTCCGATATACAGGGACTCAAAATGTtgacaataacaacaaaccGTACAGAATAACCAAGTTACtaccaaaattgaaaacaaaacgAAGAATCGAAACCAAACTGTCTACTAATAACCAGAAATTATCTGTGAACCTTCCTGATTTAAAACCTTCACTAAATGATCACCTACAAGTTTTATTTGTGGGATTTAATCCGGGTACTGAATCAGCgattcaacaacatcattaTGCTCATCATTCGAATTtattttggaaattattcaatcaaAGTCAATTACTACATAAAGTGATATCGAAAAATAACCAACAGGAAGAACAACAGATTGTACTCGACGATTCAaatgatcaatttttaaatcatttacTTGAAAATGGATGTAATGCTACTcatgatttcaaattaattaaatataatattggATTCAGCGATTTAGTGTTACGAAGTACCGCAAGAGCTGATCAATTGACAATATCGGAGAAATTAGAAAACGTTCCTCGATTATTACTGGAGTTTAAGCTGTCTCGTGTGGAAACCATTGTGATTGTGGGAAAAGGAATTTGGGAGATTATagttaaatattttatgaAGGAATTGAATATTAGTAGTACGAATTTTAAATTGACTAGCAGCAACAGTAATAGAAAAAGCGATGGTGGTAGTGCTCccaaaaattttgaatggGGGTTATTACAAAAAGGATCAGATTTGACTTATAATTTAATCATTGATTCTATTTACAAACATATTGACGAGTCAAGTAAAATATACATACTTCCCAATACTTCGGGGCTTGTGGCGAGTTTATCATTcgatgaaaaattgaaactttGGCAAGACATggttaatgatttataatACTTCGTAATATCTTGTTTATTTCCAAACTTTATAGAATAATTGATCTAAATCTTTATAATAGGATTCAACATTTTTATCATTGACGTTTTGACCTAATGAaccaaaatttttaatatatagTTGATCTAAATGATACCTTATAAATTGACATTGCTTTATATTATAACATTTggaataattcaataatttcaacCCATCAATGGTCAAGTTTTTACAcgatttataatttttcaacgCTTGATTTGGGTTTGTAGTAACATTATCTTCAGAAGAATCACTATTACTATTAGAATTagttgaattaaataaattggaCCAAAATTGTGATATCGaatgattattattcaattgaatcaaataattttcaatttcagcACAATTTATTTGTGCCACTATTTtataattgttttgaattttataattttcaaaatctagCAATTCTTGTTCAGTAGTAAATTGTGGTG includes:
- a CDS encoding DNA repair protein, putative (Similar to S. pombe THP1) translates to MTKNLDSFRYTGTQNVDNNNKPYRITKLLPKLKTKRRIETKSSTNNQKLSVNLPDLKPSLNDHLQVLFVGFNPGTESAIQQHHYAHHSNLFWKLFNQSQLLHKVISKNNQQEEQQIVLDDSNDQFLNHLLENGCNATHDFKLIKYNIGFSDLVLRSTARADQLTISEKLENVPRLLSEFKSSRVETIVIVGKGIWEIIVKYFMKELNISSTNFKLTSSNSNRKSDGGSAPKNFEWGLLQKGSDLTYNLIIDSIYKHIDESSKIYILPNTSGLVASLSFDEKLKLWQDMVNDL
- a CDS encoding nuclear envelope integral membrane protein required for nuclear transport, putative (Similar to S. cerevisiae BRR6;~In S. cerevisiae: essential nuclear envelope integral membrane protein required for nuclear transport; depletion alters nucleoporin distribution and nuclear envelope morphology, suggesting a role in the spatial organization of nuclear pores), with product MITEEYSNISFSGIASESTPIKRKPQQTSFTEYVTVNETTINNNSTISPTNEKHQNQQQQSNKDVDELDSIIDTHPELKIASKENGEFNPVNVAYTMFTPQKQQNPEIMLTPSNNPLRQQRQQETKNEDLTIRSTQQVQNILLDPMTPYTLTLYFQLFSNVIMVSIIIYIVYLTYTTIKQDISIKIQRLTLDLLDEIAQCSKQYTLNKCHLSTRPPAIEQECNYLDKCQNQDPSLISRSNLTSEILAEIINSFFNRLNYKSISIVLIFLIINLVSNYYIIGNFQYNEINRLKKLESNVNQESKLDTKTNSD